In Blautia wexlerae DSM 19850, a single window of DNA contains:
- a CDS encoding elongation factor G, whose protein sequence is MDVFRTDRIRNVVLLGHGGAGKTTLAEAMAYLAGMTNRLGRVEDGNTVSDYDKEEIKRHFSISTTLIPVPWDKVKINVLDTPGYFDFVGEVEEAVSAADAAIIVVSGKAGVQVGTQKAWNLCEKYKLPRMIFVTDMDVDDVSYRKVVEQLTELYGKKIAPLHFPIREDGKFVGYVNVVKQAGRKYIDKGKKEECPIPEYLDEYLEKYHDILMESVAETSEEFMDRYFEGDTFSVTEVSAALAMNVQEASIVPVCMGSPINLRGVSNLLDDICGYFPSPDKRSCNGIAQKTNEIFEANYDFTKVKSAYVWKTIADPFLGKYSLIKVCSGVIKSDDTLLNVEKGEEERLNKLYVLEGSKPIEVPELHAGDIGAIAKLNSVQTGDSLATKANPILYPKALLSTPYTCKRFKAVKKGDEDKISQALAKMMSEDKTLRVVNDSANRQSLIYGIGDQHLDIVMNKLKERYKVDVELSKPKVPFRETIRKNADVEGKHKKQSGGHGQYGHVKMRFEPSGDLETPYEFEQVVVGGAVPKNYFPAVEKGLQECVLKGPLAAYPVVGVKATLYDGSYHPVDSSEMAFKMATILAFKKGFMDASPVLLEPIVSMKVTVPDKFTGDVMGDLNKRRGRVLGMTPDHQGNTIIEADVPQLEIYGYSTDLRSMTGGSGEFSYEFARYEQAPNDIQAKEIEARASKVDKAEE, encoded by the coding sequence ATGGATGTATTTAGAACTGACCGAATTAGAAATGTAGTCCTTTTAGGTCATGGGGGCGCTGGCAAAACTACACTGGCAGAAGCAATGGCTTACTTAGCAGGAATGACTAACCGTCTCGGAAGAGTAGAAGACGGAAATACTGTCAGCGATTATGACAAAGAAGAGATTAAGAGACATTTTTCCATTTCTACCACATTGATCCCGGTACCATGGGATAAGGTAAAGATCAATGTGCTGGATACTCCCGGATATTTCGATTTCGTAGGCGAAGTAGAAGAAGCAGTAAGCGCAGCAGATGCAGCGATCATTGTAGTTTCCGGTAAAGCAGGCGTTCAGGTTGGAACACAGAAGGCATGGAACTTATGTGAGAAATATAAACTTCCGAGAATGATCTTTGTCACAGATATGGACGTAGATGATGTCAGCTACCGTAAAGTAGTAGAACAGCTCACTGAACTCTACGGCAAGAAGATCGCACCGCTTCACTTCCCGATTCGTGAAGACGGCAAATTTGTAGGATATGTAAATGTTGTAAAACAGGCAGGACGTAAGTACATAGATAAAGGTAAGAAAGAGGAATGCCCGATTCCTGAATACTTGGATGAATATCTGGAGAAATATCACGATATCCTTATGGAATCTGTTGCAGAGACCAGCGAGGAATTCATGGACCGTTATTTTGAAGGTGATACATTCTCAGTAACAGAGGTTTCCGCAGCACTTGCAATGAACGTACAGGAAGCATCTATCGTACCTGTATGCATGGGCTCACCGATTAATCTTCGCGGTGTATCCAACTTACTGGATGATATCTGCGGATATTTCCCAAGCCCGGACAAACGCTCCTGCAATGGAATCGCTCAGAAGACAAATGAGATCTTTGAAGCAAACTACGACTTCACGAAAGTGAAATCCGCATATGTGTGGAAAACAATTGCAGACCCGTTCCTTGGCAAATATTCTCTTATTAAAGTATGCTCCGGTGTTATCAAATCCGATGACACTTTATTAAACGTAGAGAAAGGCGAAGAAGAACGTCTGAATAAATTATATGTACTTGAAGGATCCAAACCGATCGAGGTTCCGGAACTTCATGCCGGTGATATTGGTGCAATTGCCAAATTAAACAGCGTACAGACTGGTGACAGCCTTGCGACAAAAGCAAATCCGATTCTTTATCCGAAGGCACTCCTTTCCACACCATATACCTGCAAGAGATTTAAAGCAGTGAAGAAGGGTGATGAGGATAAGATTTCCCAGGCACTTGCGAAGATGATGAGTGAAGACAAGACACTTCGTGTAGTAAATGACAGTGCAAACCGTCAGAGCCTTATCTATGGTATCGGTGATCAGCATCTCGATATCGTTATGAATAAATTAAAAGAACGCTACAAAGTAGATGTTGAGCTGAGCAAACCGAAGGTTCCGTTCCGCGAGACGATCCGTAAGAATGCAGATGTAGAGGGTAAACATAAGAAACAGTCCGGTGGACATGGACAGTATGGACATGTTAAGATGCGTTTCGAGCCATCAGGCGATCTGGAGACACCTTATGAATTTGAACAGGTTGTAGTTGGTGGTGCAGTTCCGAAGAACTACTTCCCGGCAGTTGAGAAAGGCCTTCAGGAATGCGTATTAAAAGGACCTCTGGCTGCATATCCTGTAGTTGGTGTGAAAGCTACCTTATATGATGGATCTTATCATCCGGTAGACTCCTCAGAAATGGCATTCAAGATGGCAACGATTCTTGCATTTAAGAAAGGCTTTATGGATGCATCACCTGTACTCTTAGAGCCAATCGTATCTATGAAAGTAACTGTTCCGGATAAATTTACCGGTGATGTTATGGGCGACCTGAACAAACGTCGTGGCCGTGTTCTTGGTATGACTCCTGATCATCAGGGCAATACCATTATTGAGGCAGATGTTCCACAGCTTGAGATTTATGGATATTCCACAGATCTTCGTTCTATGACAGGTGGAAGCGGAGAATTCTCCTATGAATTTGCACGCTACGAGCAGGCTCCGAATGATATCCAGGCAAAAGAAATCGAAGCAAGAGCAAGCAAAGTGGATAAAGCCGAAGAATAA
- the leuS gene encoding leucine--tRNA ligase — protein sequence MKYLFKKIEPKWQAKWEEAKVFEAKDNSDKPKFYGLVEFPYPSGAGMHVGHIKAYSSLEVISRKRRMEGYNVLFPIGFDAFGLPTENYAVKTGTHPRIITDENIKRFSNQLKKVGFSFDWNRVIDTTDEDYYKWTQWIFLKMFEKGLVFRDRTLVNYCPHCKVVLSNEDSQGGKCDICHSDVVQKSKDVWYLRITQYADKLLEGLKDVDYPDNVKQQQIHWIGKSKGAFVNFDVDGIDEKLEIYTTRPDTLFGVTFMVIAPEHPIIDKYADKITNMDEIIAYRNECAKKTEFERTQLVKDKTGVRIQGLEGINPVNGKKIPIYIADYVMMGYGTGAIMAVPAHDQRDYDFAKKFGIDIIEVIKGGDISKEAYTGDGEMVNSDFLNGYAKKKDSIERMLEELEKKGIGKAGVQYKMKDWAFNRQRYWGEPIPLIHCPNCGVVAVPENELPLRLPDVKDFEPGEDGQSPLAKIDSFVNCTCPKCGAAAKRETDTMPQWAGSSWYFLRYTDPHNANALADMDKLKYWMPVDWYNGGMEHVTRHMIYSRFWHHFLYDLGVVNTPEPYAKRSIQGLILGPDGDKMSKSKGNVVDPLDIVEEYGADTLRTYVLFMGDYGAATPWSENSVKGCKKFLDRVAGLTDILSEESVSDELEMKLHRTIKKVSSDIENLKFNTAIASLMTLINEITAEGHLSKDDLTIFIKLLSPFAPHICEEIWEFIGGEGLLAVSEWPKYDEGKTIAKTVEIGVQVNGKVRGTIVIPNGCEKEKAFEIAKADERIASFLEGKNLIKEIYVPNKIVNFVAK from the coding sequence ATGAAATACTTGTTTAAAAAGATTGAGCCTAAGTGGCAGGCAAAATGGGAAGAGGCCAAAGTCTTCGAAGCCAAAGATAACAGTGACAAACCTAAATTCTATGGTCTGGTAGAGTTCCCATATCCAAGCGGTGCCGGTATGCACGTAGGACATATCAAAGCATATTCCAGTCTGGAGGTTATTTCCAGAAAACGTCGTATGGAAGGCTATAATGTACTTTTCCCGATCGGATTTGATGCATTTGGTCTCCCGACAGAGAACTACGCGGTAAAGACCGGAACACATCCACGTATCATCACAGATGAGAACATCAAGAGATTCTCAAACCAGTTAAAGAAAGTTGGATTTTCCTTTGACTGGAACCGTGTGATCGATACAACAGATGAAGACTACTACAAATGGACACAGTGGATTTTCCTGAAAATGTTCGAAAAAGGTCTTGTATTCAGAGACAGAACACTGGTTAATTACTGCCCGCACTGTAAAGTAGTCCTTTCCAATGAAGACAGCCAGGGCGGTAAATGTGATATCTGCCACAGCGATGTTGTTCAGAAATCAAAAGATGTATGGTATTTAAGAATCACCCAGTATGCAGATAAGCTTCTGGAAGGTCTGAAAGATGTAGACTATCCGGATAATGTAAAACAGCAGCAGATCCACTGGATCGGCAAATCAAAAGGTGCTTTCGTTAACTTCGATGTTGACGGAATCGATGAGAAACTTGAAATCTATACAACCAGACCGGATACTCTGTTTGGTGTAACATTCATGGTAATCGCACCGGAACATCCGATCATTGACAAATATGCAGATAAAATCACAAACATGGATGAGATCATTGCATATCGTAATGAGTGTGCAAAGAAAACAGAGTTTGAGAGAACTCAGCTTGTAAAAGATAAAACAGGTGTGAGAATCCAGGGACTTGAGGGAATCAACCCGGTTAACGGTAAGAAAATTCCAATCTACATTGCTGACTATGTAATGATGGGATATGGTACAGGTGCTATCATGGCAGTACCTGCTCACGACCAGCGTGACTATGATTTCGCGAAGAAATTCGGCATCGACATTATCGAAGTTATCAAAGGCGGAGATATTTCCAAAGAAGCCTATACAGGCGACGGCGAAATGGTAAACTCCGATTTCCTGAACGGATATGCAAAGAAGAAAGATTCTATTGAGCGTATGTTGGAAGAACTGGAGAAAAAAGGAATCGGTAAAGCCGGTGTTCAGTATAAGATGAAAGACTGGGCATTCAACCGCCAGAGATACTGGGGTGAGCCAATCCCGCTTATCCACTGCCCGAACTGCGGTGTTGTGGCAGTTCCGGAGAACGAACTTCCGCTGCGCCTGCCGGATGTAAAGGACTTCGAGCCGGGTGAAGACGGACAGTCCCCACTTGCAAAGATTGATTCTTTCGTAAACTGCACATGCCCGAAATGTGGTGCTGCAGCGAAGCGTGAGACAGATACTATGCCTCAGTGGGCAGGATCTTCCTGGTATTTCTTAAGATATACAGATCCGCACAATGCAAATGCACTGGCAGATATGGACAAACTGAAATACTGGATGCCTGTTGACTGGTACAATGGTGGTATGGAACACGTTACCAGACATATGATCTACTCCAGATTCTGGCATCATTTCCTGTATGATCTTGGCGTAGTAAATACACCGGAACCATACGCAAAACGTTCCATCCAGGGATTGATCCTCGGACCGGACGGAGATAAAATGAGTAAATCCAAGGGTAATGTAGTTGACCCGCTGGATATTGTAGAAGAATACGGTGCAGATACTCTTCGTACCTATGTGCTGTTTATGGGTGACTATGGCGCAGCTACACCATGGAGCGAGAACTCTGTAAAGGGCTGTAAGAAGTTCCTGGACCGTGTTGCAGGGCTGACAGATATCCTTTCTGAAGAATCCGTATCTGATGAACTGGAGATGAAACTCCACCGTACCATCAAGAAAGTTTCTTCTGATATCGAGAACCTGAAATTCAATACAGCGATCGCCAGCCTGATGACACTCATTAATGAGATCACAGCAGAAGGACACTTAAGCAAAGATGACCTTACCATCTTTATCAAACTGCTTAGTCCGTTCGCACCGCATATCTGCGAAGAAATCTGGGAATTCATCGGAGGTGAAGGCTTACTGGCAGTTTCCGAATGGCCGAAATACGATGAAGGCAAAACAATTGCCAAGACCGTTGAGATTGGTGTACAGGTAAACGGTAAAGTAAGAGGAACAATCGTAATCCCTAACGGATGTGAAAAAGAAAAAGCATTCGAGATCGCCAAAGCAGACGAGAGAATTGCTTCCTTCCTGGAAGGCAAGAACCTTATCAAAGAGATTTATGTACCGAACAAGATCGTAAACTTTGTTGCGAAATAA
- a CDS encoding MATE family efflux transporter, translated as MSKAKTVDLTSGPILKTLAELALPIMISSMLGTAYSIMDMAWIGLLGAKAVAGVGVGGMYVWLSQGLASLSRMGGQVNTAQACGRKDYDQARSYAAGSLQLTALSGILFAAVCVIFIQPLLGFFNLTDAETYTAARSYTLITCGLILFSYLNLTLTGLSTAQGDSRTPLLANFIGLAGNMILDPLLILGIGPFPRLEVAGAAIATVSSQILVFVVMVLRIRHSRLEPNVLQHLNLLSVFPKEYYKHIFRIGFPTAIQGSIYCFISMVLTRMVSGYGAAAIATQRVGGQIESVSWNTADGFASALNAFIAQNYGARKKDRIRKGYSLSFRVLTIWGLFVTAAFVFLPEPIARLFFHEKEALDTAVNYLVIIGFSEVFMSIELMTVGALSGLGRTRLSSTISVILTGSRIPLALILTHAGMGLNGVWWALTISSIVKGIVFTLTFRHISRRLPEKV; from the coding sequence ATGAGTAAAGCAAAAACTGTGGATCTGACTTCCGGTCCGATCCTGAAAACTCTGGCAGAGCTGGCTCTGCCTATCATGATTTCTTCCATGCTGGGAACAGCATACAGTATTATGGATATGGCATGGATTGGACTGCTTGGTGCAAAGGCGGTTGCAGGCGTGGGAGTAGGCGGAATGTATGTCTGGCTCTCCCAGGGACTTGCATCCCTGTCAAGAATGGGCGGACAGGTAAATACAGCTCAGGCATGCGGGCGCAAAGATTATGACCAAGCACGTTCCTATGCTGCCGGTTCTCTGCAGCTCACTGCACTGTCCGGCATTTTGTTTGCTGCTGTCTGTGTTATTTTCATACAGCCTCTGCTGGGATTTTTTAATCTGACCGACGCAGAAACTTATACTGCTGCCAGATCTTATACATTGATCACCTGTGGACTGATCCTTTTTTCTTATCTGAATCTGACGTTGACCGGACTCTCTACTGCGCAGGGCGATTCCCGCACTCCCCTGCTTGCAAACTTTATCGGGCTTGCAGGAAATATGATCCTGGATCCGCTGCTGATCCTTGGCATCGGACCTTTCCCGAGGCTGGAGGTTGCCGGAGCCGCTATTGCGACAGTAAGTTCACAGATTCTGGTTTTTGTAGTGATGGTTCTGCGTATCCGGCATTCCAGACTGGAGCCCAATGTTTTACAGCATCTGAATCTGCTGTCTGTTTTTCCAAAAGAATATTATAAGCACATCTTCAGGATCGGGTTTCCCACAGCTATACAGGGAAGCATTTACTGTTTCATCTCCATGGTTCTGACCCGTATGGTTTCCGGTTATGGTGCTGCCGCTATTGCAACGCAGCGTGTTGGCGGACAGATTGAATCCGTATCCTGGAATACTGCTGATGGTTTTGCTTCAGCACTGAATGCTTTTATTGCCCAAAATTACGGTGCACGAAAAAAAGACCGTATCCGTAAAGGTTACAGTCTGTCATTTCGCGTTCTCACAATTTGGGGCCTGTTTGTCACTGCAGCTTTTGTCTTTCTTCCGGAACCAATTGCCAGGTTATTTTTCCACGAAAAAGAAGCTCTGGATACTGCTGTCAATTATCTGGTCATTATCGGATTCAGTGAAGTCTTTATGTCCATTGAGCTGATGACAGTGGGCGCATTATCAGGACTTGGACGCACCAGATTATCCAGTACGATCAGTGTGATCCTGACAGGCTCACGAATCCCGCTGGCATTGATCCTGACACATGCGGGAATGGGATTAAATGGTGTATGGTGGGCGCTTACAATCTCTTCTATCGTGAAGGGAATCGTGTTTACACTGACATTCCGGCATATCAGCAGGCGGTTGCCTGAAAAGGTCTAA
- a CDS encoding ABC-F family ATP-binding cassette domain-containing protein encodes MSILNVEHLTHGFGDRAIFNDVSFRLLKGEHIGLVGANGEGKSTFFNIVTGKLMPDEGKIEWAKNVRVGYLDQHSVLSQGMSIRDVLKSAFSYLFEMEERMNGICDSLGTASPEEMDTLMEELGTIQDTLTMHDFYVIDAKVEEVARALGLLDIGLERDVTDLSGGQRTKVLLGKLLLEKPDILLLDEPTNYLDEEHIEWLKRYLQDYENAFILISHDIPFLNSVINLVYHMENQELNRYVGDYDHFQEVYEVKKAQLEAAYRRQQQEISELKDFVARNKARVSTRNMAMSRQKKLDKMDVIELAAEKPKPEFHFKYGRTPGKYIFETKDLVIGYNEPLSRPVTLSMERGNKIALVGANGIGKTTLLKSILGLIPSLKGSCELGENLQIGYFEQEVKGDNKTTCIDEIWAEFPSYTQYEVRSALAKCGLTTKHIESQVRVLSGGEQAKVRLCKLVNKETNILLLDEPTNHLDVDAKEALKQALIEYKGSILLICHEPEFYRDVVSQVWDCSKWTTKVL; translated from the coding sequence ATGAGTATTTTGAATGTTGAACATCTGACACATGGTTTCGGAGACAGGGCGATTTTTAATGATGTGTCTTTCCGCCTGTTAAAGGGCGAGCATATTGGACTGGTTGGTGCCAACGGGGAAGGTAAATCTACTTTCTTTAATATTGTAACCGGAAAGCTGATGCCGGATGAGGGTAAGATTGAATGGGCAAAGAATGTACGTGTCGGCTATCTGGACCAGCATTCTGTCCTTTCTCAGGGTATGTCCATCCGTGACGTGCTGAAGTCTGCATTCTCTTATCTCTTTGAGATGGAGGAAAGAATGAATGGGATCTGTGACTCTCTTGGCACTGCTTCTCCTGAGGAGATGGATACTCTGATGGAGGAGCTGGGAACTATTCAGGATACCCTTACCATGCATGATTTCTATGTGATCGATGCGAAGGTGGAGGAAGTTGCCAGAGCCCTGGGACTTCTGGATATCGGACTGGAACGTGATGTTACAGACCTGAGTGGTGGTCAGAGAACCAAAGTTCTGCTTGGCAAGCTGCTTCTGGAGAAGCCGGATATCCTGCTTTTGGACGAGCCTACCAACTATCTGGATGAGGAACATATCGAATGGCTGAAGCGTTATCTGCAGGATTATGAGAATGCATTTATCCTTATCTCCCACGATATTCCGTTTCTGAATTCTGTTATCAATCTGGTTTATCATATGGAGAATCAGGAACTGAACCGTTATGTCGGGGATTATGACCATTTCCAGGAAGTGTATGAGGTGAAGAAGGCTCAGCTTGAGGCTGCTTACAGACGCCAGCAGCAGGAAATCAGTGAACTGAAGGATTTCGTCGCAAGAAATAAGGCCAGGGTTTCTACAAGAAATATGGCAATGTCCAGACAGAAGAAGCTGGATAAGATGGATGTGATCGAGCTTGCTGCCGAGAAGCCGAAGCCTGAGTTTCATTTTAAATACGGACGCACTCCGGGGAAATATATTTTCGAAACGAAGGATCTGGTTATTGGTTATAATGAACCCCTTTCCAGACCTGTTACTCTCTCTATGGAAAGAGGAAATAAGATTGCGTTGGTTGGTGCAAACGGTATCGGTAAGACAACTTTACTGAAGAGTATTCTGGGGTTGATCCCGTCTCTGAAGGGTTCCTGCGAACTTGGGGAGAATCTTCAGATTGGATATTTTGAGCAGGAAGTCAAAGGTGATAACAAGACTACCTGTATTGATGAGATCTGGGCGGAGTTTCCGTCTTATACTCAGTATGAGGTGCGGTCTGCTCTCGCCAAATGCGGTCTGACTACCAAGCATATTGAAAGTCAGGTACGTGTACTGAGTGGCGGGGAGCAGGCGAAGGTGCGTCTGTGTAAGCTGGTGAATAAAGAAACGAACATTCTGCTTCTGGACGAGCCTACCAATCATCTGGATGTGGATGCAAAAGAAGCTTTGAAGCAGGCATTGATCGAATATAAGGGAAGCATTCTCCTGATCTGCCATGAACCAGAGTTTTACCGCGATGTGGTTTCTCAGGTATGGGACTGCAGTAAATGGACTACAAAAGTATTATAA
- a CDS encoding Rqc2 family fibronectin-binding protein yields the protein MAFDGITIAAMVKELHLNLDGGRFNKIAQPEADELLITGKGANGQCRLLLSASASLPLIYFTSKNKPSPMTAPNFCMLLRKHIGSARISDIRQPGMERVVMFELEHLNELGDPCKKVLIMELMGKHSNIIFCDDKGMILDSIKHVSSHMSSVREVLPGREYFIPKTQDKLDPLTVSEEEFCDVVCRKPCNVSRAVYSSLTGISPVVAEEICFRASIDGSDAAQSLDEAARVHLYHTFRRLMDQVVEGDFSPNIVYRGEEPVEYGVFAFQQYGPEYHSVEFESVSQMLETYYATKNTLTRIHQKSSDLRRIVQTALERNRKKLSLQEKQMKDTAKKEKYKVYGELINTYGYGLEDGCKSFKALNYYTNEEITIPLDPTMTPAENSKKYFDKYGKLKRTEEALTEQIADTRSEIEHLESVSNALDIALAESDLAQIKEELMEYGYIKKHYDHRKGQKAQSKSKPFHYVTEDGYDIYVGKNNFQNDELTFKFATGNDWWFHAKKMAGSHVVVKSKDGELPDHIFEIAGQLAAYYSKGRTAPKVEIDYIQKKQVKKPAGAKPGFVVYYTNYSLMAEPSLKGVREV from the coding sequence ATGGCTTTTGATGGGATTACGATTGCGGCTATGGTGAAGGAGCTGCATTTGAATTTGGATGGTGGACGATTTAATAAGATTGCTCAGCCGGAGGCGGATGAGCTTTTGATTACGGGGAAGGGGGCGAATGGGCAGTGCAGGCTGCTGCTTTCGGCCAGTGCTTCTCTTCCGCTGATTTATTTTACTTCTAAGAATAAGCCCAGTCCTATGACTGCGCCTAATTTCTGTATGTTGCTGCGTAAGCATATTGGAAGTGCGAGGATTTCGGATATCAGGCAGCCGGGGATGGAGCGTGTGGTGATGTTTGAGCTGGAGCATCTGAATGAGCTGGGAGATCCCTGTAAGAAGGTTCTTATCATGGAGCTGATGGGCAAGCACAGTAATATTATTTTCTGTGATGATAAGGGGATGATCCTGGATAGTATCAAGCATGTTTCTTCTCATATGAGTTCTGTGCGTGAGGTGCTTCCGGGAAGGGAGTATTTTATTCCGAAGACGCAGGATAAGCTGGATCCGCTGACTGTGAGTGAGGAGGAGTTCTGTGATGTTGTGTGCAGGAAGCCATGTAATGTTTCCAGGGCTGTTTACTCTTCTCTTACTGGAATCAGTCCGGTTGTTGCGGAGGAGATCTGTTTCAGGGCTTCGATCGACGGGAGTGATGCAGCGCAGTCTCTGGATGAGGCGGCGAGGGTGCATTTGTATCATACGTTCCGCAGGCTGATGGATCAGGTTGTGGAGGGGGATTTTTCTCCGAATATTGTTTACCGGGGGGAAGAACCTGTGGAGTATGGTGTGTTTGCGTTCCAGCAGTATGGACCGGAGTATCATTCTGTGGAGTTTGAGAGTGTTTCACAGATGCTGGAGACTTATTATGCGACGAAGAATACGCTGACGCGTATCCATCAGAAGTCTTCGGATCTGAGAAGGATCGTGCAGACTGCGCTGGAGCGTAACCGTAAGAAGTTGAGTCTGCAGGAGAAGCAGATGAAGGATACTGCGAAGAAGGAGAAGTATAAGGTTTACGGGGAGCTGATCAATACTTACGGGTATGGGCTGGAGGATGGATGTAAGTCGTTTAAGGCTCTGAATTATTATACCAATGAGGAGATTACCATTCCTCTTGATCCTACTATGACTCCGGCGGAGAATTCCAAGAAGTATTTTGACAAGTATGGAAAGCTGAAGCGTACGGAGGAGGCTCTGACTGAGCAGATTGCAGATACGAGAAGTGAGATTGAGCATCTGGAGTCTGTTTCCAATGCTCTGGATATTGCTCTGGCTGAGAGTGATCTGGCACAGATCAAGGAAGAGCTGATGGAGTATGGGTATATTAAGAAGCATTATGACCACAGGAAGGGGCAGAAGGCGCAGAGTAAGTCTAAGCCGTTCCATTATGTGACTGAGGATGGGTATGATATTTATGTGGGAAAAAATAATTTCCAGAATGATGAACTTACCTTTAAGTTTGCCACAGGGAATGACTGGTGGTTTCATGCCAAGAAGATGGCCGGTTCGCATGTGGTCGTGAAGTCTAAGGACGGCGAACTGCCGGATCATATCTTTGAGATTGCGGGACAGCTTGCCGCTTATTATTCCAAAGGACGTACTGCCCCTAAGGTGGAGATTGATTATATCCAGAAGAAGCAGGTGAAAAAACCTGCAGGGGCGAAGCCCGGATTTGTGGTTTATTATACAAATTATTCGCTGATGGCTGAACCGTCATTAAAAGGAGTCAGGGAAGTCTGA
- a CDS encoding YicC/YloC family endoribonuclease, translating to MIKSMTGFGRAEVVTKERKITIELKSVNHRYLDLSIKMPRKLNFLEGAVRNLMKTYIQRGKVDVYITYEDYTLDNGALKYNRELASEYITCLKQMQQDFDLDYDIKVSTLSRYPEVLVMEEQSVDEEALWESLEPPLREACEKFVQTRILEGRNLEKDLIGKLDSLEEKVLRVEARSPEVVNAYRTKLEAKVSELLEDTQIDDNRIAAEVILFSDKICNDEETVRLHSHIRNMKKMLTTEKEGIGRKLDFMAQEMNREANTILSKSSDLEISNIAIDLKTEIEKVREQIQNVE from the coding sequence ATGATAAAAAGCATGACAGGTTTCGGCCGGGCAGAAGTCGTGACCAAAGAAAGAAAAATAACAATCGAACTAAAATCTGTCAACCACAGATACCTGGACCTCAGCATCAAAATGCCCAGAAAACTCAATTTCCTGGAAGGCGCAGTCAGAAACCTGATGAAAACCTACATCCAGAGAGGCAAAGTTGATGTATACATCACATACGAAGACTACACCCTGGACAACGGAGCTCTCAAATACAACAGAGAACTCGCATCCGAATACATCACCTGTCTTAAACAGATGCAGCAGGACTTTGACCTTGACTACGATATCAAAGTCAGCACCCTGTCACGCTATCCGGAGGTACTTGTCATGGAAGAACAGTCTGTTGATGAGGAAGCACTCTGGGAATCTCTGGAACCGCCCCTTCGCGAGGCATGTGAGAAATTTGTCCAGACAAGGATACTGGAAGGCAGAAATCTTGAGAAAGACCTTATCGGAAAACTGGACAGCCTTGAAGAAAAAGTATTACGTGTAGAAGCCCGCTCTCCGGAAGTAGTCAATGCCTACAGGACCAAACTGGAAGCAAAAGTTTCCGAGTTGCTGGAAGACACACAGATCGACGACAACCGCATCGCAGCAGAAGTCATCCTGTTTTCAGACAAAATCTGCAATGATGAGGAAACCGTCCGCCTTCACAGCCACATCAGGAATATGAAAAAGATGCTCACAACAGAGAAAGAAGGCATCGGACGCAAACTGGACTTCATGGCACAGGAAATGAACAGAGAAGCAAACACGATTTTATCCAAATCAAGTGATCTGGAGATCTCCAACATTGCCATTGATCTGAAAACAGAGATCGAGAAAGTCAGAGAACAGATCCAGAACGTAGAATAG
- a CDS encoding DUF370 domain-containing protein, giving the protein MARLINIGFGNVVNSQKIVAVVSPDAAPVKRMVQSIKGTRSLIDATQGRKTKAVIVTSDDYLVLSALQPETIARRFAEIYENEDKGETHE; this is encoded by the coding sequence GTGGCAAGACTTATTAATATCGGTTTTGGAAATGTAGTCAATTCACAGAAAATCGTGGCAGTGGTAAGCCCGGATGCGGCACCTGTAAAAAGAATGGTGCAGAGCATAAAGGGAACCCGGTCACTGATTGATGCAACTCAGGGGCGAAAGACAAAAGCAGTGATCGTCACAAGCGACGATTATCTGGTGCTCAGCGCACTTCAGCCTGAGACCATTGCCCGGAGATTTGCAGAAATATATGAAAACGAGGATAAGGGAGAGACCCATGAATAA